Proteins co-encoded in one Kocuria flava genomic window:
- a CDS encoding 4-hydroxybenzoate 3-monooxygenase, whose product MSAARTVLTTRVGIVGGGPAGLMLSHLLARAGIESVVVEKRDKDAIHATHRAGILEAGTVRMLTEEGVDGRVLTEGHEHEGTVLRFRGHSHRIDFQELVGESVWLYPQNEVFWDLAAARERDGGDVRWSVTDTEVLDLESDTPRIRFTDADGTPVEIRCEVLVGADGSQSICRRAIPREARTDHFIEYPFAWFGILTEAPPSAPELIYANSDHGFALISQRSDTVQRMYFQCDPDEDVEAWDDERIWDELQRRVDGPDGFRLERGPIFDKTVLKFRSYVCEPLRHGNLFLVGDAGHTVPPTGAKGLNLAFCDVRVLAPALVAALRDGDDSGLAAYSATALERVWKAQNFSYWATNLMHVRRDENPFEQKRRYGEFAAVTGSVHGSAYFAESYTGWPDA is encoded by the coding sequence ATGAGCGCAGCGCGCACCGTCCTCACCACCCGTGTCGGCATCGTCGGCGGCGGCCCCGCCGGGCTGATGCTCTCCCATTTGCTGGCCCGCGCCGGCATCGAGTCCGTCGTGGTGGAGAAGCGGGACAAGGACGCGATCCACGCCACCCACCGCGCGGGCATCCTCGAGGCCGGCACCGTGCGCATGCTCACCGAGGAGGGCGTCGACGGGCGCGTGCTGACCGAGGGGCACGAGCACGAGGGCACCGTCCTGCGCTTCCGCGGGCACAGCCACCGCATCGACTTCCAGGAGCTCGTCGGGGAGTCGGTGTGGCTGTACCCGCAGAACGAGGTGTTCTGGGACCTGGCCGCCGCCCGCGAGCGCGACGGCGGCGACGTCCGCTGGTCCGTCACCGACACCGAGGTGCTCGATCTCGAGAGCGACACCCCGCGGATCCGGTTCACCGACGCGGACGGCACGCCCGTCGAGATCCGCTGCGAGGTCCTCGTGGGCGCCGACGGCTCACAGAGCATCTGCCGCCGCGCCATCCCGCGCGAGGCCCGCACCGACCACTTCATCGAGTACCCCTTCGCCTGGTTCGGCATCCTCACCGAGGCCCCGCCGAGCGCGCCCGAGCTGATCTACGCCAACTCCGACCACGGCTTCGCGCTGATCTCCCAGCGCAGCGACACGGTCCAGCGCATGTACTTCCAGTGCGACCCCGACGAGGACGTCGAGGCCTGGGACGACGAGCGCATCTGGGACGAGCTCCAGCGCCGCGTGGACGGGCCCGACGGGTTCCGCCTCGAGCGCGGTCCGATCTTCGACAAGACCGTGCTGAAGTTCCGCTCCTACGTGTGCGAGCCGCTGCGCCACGGCAACCTCTTCCTCGTCGGCGACGCCGGGCACACGGTCCCGCCGACCGGGGCCAAGGGGCTGAACCTCGCCTTCTGCGACGTGCGGGTGCTCGCCCCCGCCCTCGTCGCCGCACTGCGCGACGGCGACGACTCCGGGCTGGCCGCGTACTCGGCGACGGCGCTGGAGCGGGTCTGGAAGGCGCAGAACTTCTCGTACTGGGCCACCAACCTCATGCACGTGCGCCGGGACGAGAACCCGTTCGAGCAGAAGCGGCGCTACGGCGAGTTCGCGGCCGTCACCGGCTCGGTGCACGGCTCGGCCTACTTCGCCGAGTCCTACACCGGCTGGCCCGACGCCTGA
- a CDS encoding IclR family transcriptional regulator — protein sequence MANSPTGESVLERMDRILAAFTAEHSRLTGGQLAVLAGLPPATAHRLARDMARQGWLERVEGGRYVVGTRLWELANRASRELTLARTARPFMGDIHAVLCQHVQLGIMEGREVLLLERLSHPGAVPVRASVAGRLPLHLSATGLVLLAHAPGEVQQAYLEGPLAAFTPLSPTDPHEVAAELERIRARGHAVQTGYLEPETTGIAVPVRGRGEQVLAGLGVITPAGDPGGRAAAIVQALHTAAHGIRRTLRETGRDRQA from the coding sequence ATGGCGAACTCACCGACGGGGGAGTCCGTGCTGGAGCGGATGGACCGGATCCTGGCCGCCTTCACGGCGGAGCACTCCCGCCTGACCGGCGGGCAGCTCGCGGTGCTGGCGGGCCTGCCCCCGGCCACCGCCCACCGGCTCGCCCGGGACATGGCCCGCCAGGGATGGCTCGAGCGGGTCGAGGGCGGGCGCTACGTGGTGGGCACCCGGCTGTGGGAGCTGGCCAACCGCGCCTCCCGGGAGCTGACGCTGGCCCGCACCGCACGGCCCTTCATGGGCGACATCCACGCGGTGCTGTGCCAGCACGTGCAGCTGGGGATCATGGAGGGCCGGGAGGTGCTGCTGCTCGAGCGCCTCTCCCACCCCGGGGCCGTGCCCGTGCGCGCCTCCGTGGCCGGGCGGCTGCCCCTGCACCTGTCGGCCACCGGGCTCGTGCTGCTCGCCCACGCCCCGGGCGAGGTCCAGCAGGCCTACCTCGAGGGGCCCCTGGCGGCGTTCACCCCGCTCTCGCCGACCGACCCGCACGAGGTCGCCGCGGAGCTGGAGCGGATCCGCGCCCGGGGCCACGCCGTGCAGACCGGCTACCTCGAGCCGGAGACGACCGGGATCGCCGTGCCCGTGCGCGGGCGCGGCGAGCAGGTGCTCGCCGGGCTGGGGGTGATCACCCCCGCCGGGGACCCGGGCGGGCGGGCGGCCGCGATCGTGCAGGCCCTGCACACCGCCGCCCACGGGATCCGGCGGACGCTGCGGGAGACGGGCCGCGACCGGCAGGCCTGA
- the pcaH gene encoding protocatechuate 3,4-dioxygenase subunit beta yields the protein MTDQDQGQEEAFVHLTPKGPDDAADTQADLDREMAQIAEQYEASGRTETQPRLDYAPYRSSILRHPTKDLHHADPETIELHAPAFGERDVHRLESDLTIQSGGEPIGERIRIRGRVLDGDGRPVRRQLVEIWQANAAGRYIHKRDQHPAPIDPNFTGVGRCLTGDDGSYEFVTIKPGPYPWKNHHNAWRPAHVHFSLFGTDFTQRMITQMYFPGDPLFALDPICRSIVDPKARERLVARYDHDVSEHEWLLGYTWDIVLSGSNRTWTEGDSNV from the coding sequence ATGACCGACCAGGACCAGGGGCAGGAGGAGGCGTTCGTGCACCTCACCCCCAAGGGCCCCGACGACGCGGCGGACACCCAGGCCGACCTCGACCGGGAGATGGCGCAGATCGCGGAGCAGTACGAGGCCTCCGGGCGCACCGAGACCCAGCCGCGGCTGGACTACGCGCCCTACCGCAGCTCGATCCTGCGCCACCCCACCAAGGACCTGCACCACGCCGACCCCGAGACCATCGAGCTGCACGCCCCCGCCTTCGGCGAGCGCGACGTTCACCGCCTCGAGTCGGACCTCACCATCCAGTCCGGCGGCGAGCCCATCGGCGAGCGGATCAGGATCCGCGGGCGGGTCCTCGACGGCGACGGCCGCCCCGTGCGCCGCCAGCTCGTGGAGATCTGGCAGGCCAACGCCGCCGGGCGCTACATCCACAAGCGCGACCAGCACCCGGCGCCCATCGACCCCAACTTCACGGGCGTGGGCCGGTGCCTGACCGGCGACGACGGCTCCTACGAGTTCGTCACCATCAAGCCGGGCCCCTACCCCTGGAAGAACCACCACAACGCGTGGCGGCCCGCGCACGTGCACTTCTCCCTGTTCGGCACGGACTTCACCCAGCGGATGATCACCCAGATGTACTTCCCGGGCGACCCGCTGTTCGCGCTCGACCCGATCTGCCGGTCGATCGTGGACCCCAAGGCCCGTGAGCGGCTCGTGGCCCGCTACGACCACGACGTCTCCGAGCACGAGTGGCTGCTCGGCTACACCTGGGACATCGTGCTCAGCGGCTCGAACCGCACCTGGACGGAAGGCGACTCCAATGTCTGA
- the rpoB gene encoding DNA-directed RNA polymerase subunit beta, whose translation MVASSTESNSTANRPADGNLPGRVSFAKIHEPLDVPNLLALQTDSFDRLVGNERWQARVQAALDAGEQGIATTSGLADIFEEISPIEDFQGTMSLSFSEPEFYEPKYTMDECKDRDATYSAPLYVKAEFMNNNTGEIKQQTVFMGDFPLMTEKGTFVINGTERVVVSQLVRSPGAYFERGQDRTSDKDIYSAKIIPSRGAWFELEIDKRDQVGVRLDRKRKQSVTVLLKALGWTESRILEEFGDFDSIRATLEKDTVDTREDALLDIYRKLRPGEPPTVEAAQSLLDNMYFNPKRYDLAKVGRYKLNRKLGLDKSFGDDDASVLSVEDIVAMIRYLVTLHAGGTTVQGVRDGEAREIVVDVDDIDHFGNRRIRAVGELIENQIRTGLSRMERVVRERMTTQDVEAITPQTLINIRPVVAAIKEFFGTSQLSQFMDQNNPLAGLTHKRRLSALGPGGLSRDRAGMEVRDVHPSHYGRMCPIETPEGSNIGLIGSLATYGRINPFGFIETPYRKVVDGVVTDDVEYLTADDERGVTIAQANAPLTDENRFAEDAVLARAADGSGEAVLVDPTAVQYMDVSPRQMVSVATALIPYLEHDDANRALMGANMQRQAVPLLESEAPLVGTGMERYAALDAGDSVLARKPGVVEEVSADLVRVLNDDGTTTVYPINKFVRSNPGNTYNQRVIVSEGDRVEERSVIADGPSTDHGELALGKNLLVAYMSWEGLNYEDAIILSQRMVSDDVLTSIHIEEHEIDARDTKLGAEEITRDIPNVSEEVLSALDERGIIHIGAEVQAGDILVGKVTPKGETELTPEERLLRAIFGEKSREVRDTSLKVPHGESGTVIGVRVFDRDDEDDDLPAGVNQVVRVYVAQKRKITDGDKLAGRHGNKGVISKILPLEDMPFLADGTPVDIILNPLGVPGRMNLGQVLEVHTGWLAKQGWDLEGSPEWVERLPNFPAKSGPTNVATPVFDGAREEEIFDLLDHTNPTRDGDRLIDRSGKARLFDGRSGEPFPEPISVGYQYILKLHHLVDDKIHARSTGPYSMITQQPLGGKAQFGGQRFGEMEVWALEAYGAAYTLQELLTVKSDDVHGRVKVYEAIVKGENIPEPGVPESFKVLIKEMQSLCLNVEVLSADGNTIEMRDSDDEVFRAAEELGIDLSRSEPSSVEEV comes from the coding sequence TTGGTCGCCTCGAGCACCGAATCGAACTCAACCGCTAACCGGCCGGCCGACGGCAATCTCCCGGGCCGCGTCTCCTTCGCCAAGATCCACGAGCCGCTGGACGTGCCCAACCTGCTGGCCCTCCAGACGGACAGCTTCGACCGCCTCGTCGGCAACGAGCGCTGGCAGGCGCGGGTGCAGGCCGCCCTCGACGCCGGCGAGCAGGGCATCGCCACGACCTCCGGCCTCGCCGACATCTTCGAGGAGATCTCCCCGATCGAGGACTTCCAGGGCACCATGTCCCTGTCCTTCTCGGAGCCCGAGTTCTACGAGCCCAAGTACACGATGGACGAGTGCAAGGACCGCGACGCCACCTACTCGGCGCCGCTGTACGTCAAGGCCGAGTTCATGAACAACAACACGGGCGAGATCAAGCAGCAGACCGTGTTCATGGGCGACTTCCCGCTGATGACCGAGAAGGGCACCTTCGTCATCAACGGCACCGAGCGCGTGGTCGTCTCGCAGCTCGTGCGCTCCCCGGGCGCCTACTTCGAGCGCGGCCAGGACCGCACCTCGGACAAGGACATCTACTCCGCGAAGATCATCCCCTCCCGCGGGGCGTGGTTCGAGCTGGAGATCGACAAGCGCGACCAGGTCGGGGTGCGCCTGGACCGCAAGCGCAAGCAGTCCGTGACCGTGCTGCTCAAGGCCCTCGGCTGGACCGAGTCCCGCATCCTCGAGGAGTTCGGCGACTTCGACTCCATCCGCGCCACGCTGGAGAAGGACACGGTCGACACCCGCGAGGACGCGCTGCTGGACATCTACCGCAAGCTGCGCCCGGGGGAGCCGCCCACGGTCGAGGCGGCCCAGTCGCTGCTGGACAACATGTACTTCAACCCGAAGCGCTACGACCTCGCCAAGGTGGGCCGGTACAAGCTCAACCGGAAGCTGGGCCTGGACAAGTCCTTCGGCGACGACGACGCCTCCGTGCTCTCGGTCGAGGACATCGTCGCGATGATCCGCTACCTCGTGACCCTGCACGCCGGCGGCACCACCGTCCAGGGCGTGCGCGACGGCGAGGCCCGCGAGATCGTCGTGGACGTCGACGACATCGACCACTTCGGCAACCGGCGCATCCGCGCGGTGGGCGAGCTGATCGAGAACCAGATCCGCACCGGCCTCTCCCGCATGGAGCGCGTGGTGCGCGAGCGCATGACCACGCAGGACGTCGAGGCGATCACCCCGCAGACCCTGATCAACATCCGTCCCGTCGTGGCGGCGATCAAGGAGTTCTTCGGGACCTCGCAGCTGTCGCAGTTCATGGACCAGAACAACCCGCTCGCGGGCCTGACCCACAAGCGGCGCCTGTCCGCGCTGGGCCCCGGCGGCCTCTCCCGCGACCGCGCGGGCATGGAGGTCCGCGACGTCCACCCCTCGCACTACGGCCGCATGTGCCCCATCGAGACCCCCGAGGGCTCCAACATCGGCCTCATCGGCTCGCTGGCGACCTACGGGCGGATCAACCCGTTCGGCTTCATCGAGACCCCGTACCGCAAGGTCGTGGACGGCGTGGTGACCGACGACGTCGAGTACCTCACCGCCGACGACGAGCGCGGGGTGACCATCGCGCAGGCCAACGCGCCGCTGACCGACGAGAACCGCTTCGCCGAGGACGCCGTGCTCGCCCGTGCCGCCGACGGCTCCGGCGAGGCCGTGCTGGTCGACCCGACCGCCGTGCAGTACATGGACGTCTCCCCGCGCCAGATGGTCTCCGTGGCGACGGCCCTGATCCCGTACCTCGAGCACGACGACGCCAACCGCGCGCTCATGGGCGCCAACATGCAGCGTCAGGCCGTGCCGCTGCTCGAGTCCGAGGCCCCGCTCGTGGGCACCGGCATGGAGCGCTACGCCGCCCTGGACGCCGGCGACTCCGTCCTGGCCCGCAAGCCGGGCGTGGTCGAGGAGGTCTCCGCGGACCTCGTGCGCGTGCTCAACGACGACGGGACGACCACGGTCTACCCGATCAACAAGTTCGTCCGCTCGAACCCGGGCAACACCTACAACCAGCGCGTCATCGTCTCCGAGGGCGACCGCGTCGAGGAGCGCTCGGTGATCGCCGACGGCCCCTCGACCGACCACGGCGAGCTCGCGCTGGGCAAGAACCTGCTCGTGGCCTACATGTCCTGGGAGGGCCTCAACTACGAGGACGCCATCATCCTGTCCCAGCGCATGGTCTCCGACGACGTGCTGACCTCGATCCACATCGAGGAGCACGAGATCGACGCCCGCGACACCAAGCTGGGCGCCGAGGAGATCACCCGCGACATCCCCAACGTCTCCGAGGAGGTGCTCTCGGCCCTCGACGAGCGCGGCATCATCCACATCGGCGCGGAGGTCCAGGCCGGCGACATCCTGGTCGGCAAGGTCACCCCGAAGGGCGAGACCGAGCTGACCCCGGAGGAGCGGCTGCTGCGGGCGATCTTCGGCGAGAAGTCCCGCGAGGTGCGCGACACCTCCCTGAAGGTGCCCCACGGCGAGTCCGGCACCGTCATCGGGGTGCGCGTGTTCGACCGCGACGACGAGGACGACGACCTGCCCGCGGGCGTCAACCAGGTCGTGCGGGTCTACGTGGCCCAGAAGCGCAAGATCACCGACGGCGACAAGCTCGCCGGCCGCCACGGCAACAAGGGCGTCATCTCGAAGATCCTGCCGCTCGAGGACATGCCGTTCCTGGCCGACGGCACCCCGGTGGACATCATCCTCAACCCGCTGGGCGTGCCCGGCCGCATGAACCTCGGGCAGGTCCTCGAGGTGCACACCGGCTGGCTGGCCAAGCAGGGCTGGGACCTCGAGGGCAGCCCCGAGTGGGTCGAGCGCCTGCCGAACTTCCCCGCGAAGTCCGGGCCGACCAACGTCGCCACCCCGGTGTTCGACGGCGCGCGCGAGGAGGAGATCTTCGACCTGCTCGACCACACCAACCCGACCCGCGACGGCGACCGCCTGATCGACCGCAGCGGCAAGGCGCGGCTGTTCGACGGCCGCTCCGGCGAGCCGTTCCCGGAGCCGATCTCGGTGGGCTACCAGTACATCCTGAAGCTGCACCACCTCGTGGACGACAAGATCCACGCGCGCTCCACGGGCCCGTACTCGATGATCACCCAGCAGCCGCTGGGCGGTAAGGCCCAGTTCGGCGGCCAGCGCTTCGGCGAGATGGAGGTGTGGGCCCTGGAGGCCTACGGCGCCGCCTACACGCTGCAGGAGCTGCTGACGGTCAAGTCGGACGACGTCCACGGCCGCGTGAAGGTCTACGAGGCCATCGTCAAGGGCGAGAACATCCCGGAGCCGGGGGTCCCCGAGTCCTTCAAGGTGCTCATCAAGGAGATGCAGTCCCTGTGCCTGAACGTCGAGGTCCTCTCGGCCGACGGCAACACGATCGAGATGCGCGACTCGGACGACGAGGTCTTCCGGGCGGCCGAGGAGCTCGGCATCGACCTCTCCCGCTCCGAGCCCAGCTCGGTCGAAGAGGTCTGA
- a CDS encoding DNA-directed RNA polymerase subunit beta': MSNESSLGLMRIGLATADDIRTWSYGEVKKPETINYRTLKPEKDGLFCEKIFGPTRDWECYCGKYKRVRYKGIICERCGVEVTRAKVRRERMGHIELAAPVTHIWYFKGVPSRLGYLLDLAPKDLEKVIYFAAYMITSVDEDARHDDLPNLQAAVDREKAQMESTRDADIAAIARELEADLGRVEEEGGKAAEKRKLRDAADRQMANVRKRANQEIDRLEQVWDRFKNLKVNDLEGDEALYRQMVDRYGMYFEGSMGAEAIKKRLESFDLEAEAESLRETIATGKGQRKTRALKRLKVVNAFLTTDNSPLGMVLDAVPVIPPELRPMVQLDGGRFATSDLNDLYRRVINRNNRLKRLLDLGAPEIIVNNEKRMLQEAVDSLFDNGRRGRPVTGPGNRALKSLSDMLKGKQGRFRQNLLGKRVDYSGRSVIVVGPQLKLHQCGLPKQMALELFKPFVMKRLVDLNHAQNIKSAKRMVERYRPQVWDVLEEVITEHPVLLNRAPTLHRLGIQAFEPQLVEGKAIQLHPLVCGAFNADFDGDQMAVHLPLSPEAQAEARILMLSSNNILKPSDGKPIALPSQDMIIGLYHLTTVREGAEGEGRSFSSVAEAIMAHDAGQLHLNALCTIELEDFVPFEGWEAPEGWEPGTPVRVQTTLGRVLFNDTLPEDYPWDEAVADKKHLSALVNDLAERYPMASVARTLDELKDAGFHWAARSGVTVAISDIATPPTKPAIMEGYEAQAAKIQGQYDRGLIDDDERRSELIDIWTKATDEVAEAMRENMSALNTINRMVSSGARGNWMQVRQIAGIRGLVSNPKGEIMPRPIKSSYREGLSVLEYFIATHGARKGLADTALRTANSGYLTRRLVDVSQDVIVREADCMTERGLTLPVADVAESGARTLHEDIENTVHGRVLAVDVADANGEVVAEAGADLSDALIAALFEAGVDTVRVRSVLTCESAVGVCAACYGRSLASNQLVDIGEAVGIIAAQSIGEPGTQLTMRTFHTGGVASSDGDITQGLPRIQELFEARTPKGVAPISEVAGRVSIEDTDKALKVVVTPDNGDEAIAYPVLRRAKLLVTEGDHVEVGQQLVSGAVDPKEVLRIRGPRQAQKHLVDEVQGVYRSQGVGIHDKHVEVIVRQMLRRVTIIESGDTDLLPGELVENVRFLEANRKAVAETARPAAGRPELMGITKASLATDSWLSAASFQETTRVLTQAAMEGKSDPLVGLKENVIIGKLIPAGTGLARYNNVDVEPTEEAKASLFTEPGSFSDFSYADENSGQTPAEFQAIPLEDYDFGSN; this comes from the coding sequence ATGTCCAACGAATCCTCACTCGGACTCATGCGGATCGGTCTTGCGACCGCGGACGACATCCGGACCTGGTCCTACGGCGAGGTCAAGAAGCCGGAGACCATCAACTACCGCACGCTCAAGCCGGAGAAGGACGGGCTCTTCTGCGAGAAGATCTTCGGCCCGACCCGGGACTGGGAGTGCTACTGCGGCAAGTACAAGCGCGTGCGCTACAAGGGCATCATCTGCGAGCGCTGCGGCGTCGAGGTGACCCGCGCCAAGGTGCGTCGCGAGCGCATGGGCCACATCGAGCTGGCCGCGCCCGTGACCCACATCTGGTACTTCAAGGGCGTGCCCTCGCGCCTGGGCTACCTGCTGGACCTCGCCCCGAAGGACCTCGAGAAGGTCATCTACTTCGCGGCGTACATGATCACCTCGGTGGACGAGGACGCCCGCCACGACGACCTGCCGAACCTGCAGGCCGCCGTGGACCGGGAGAAGGCCCAGATGGAGTCCACCCGCGACGCCGACATCGCGGCGATCGCCCGTGAGCTCGAGGCCGACCTCGGCCGCGTCGAGGAGGAGGGCGGCAAGGCCGCGGAGAAGCGCAAGCTGCGCGACGCCGCCGACCGCCAGATGGCCAACGTGCGCAAGCGCGCCAACCAGGAGATCGACCGCCTCGAGCAGGTCTGGGACCGCTTCAAGAACCTCAAGGTCAACGACCTCGAGGGCGACGAGGCCCTGTACCGGCAGATGGTCGACCGCTACGGCATGTACTTCGAGGGCTCCATGGGCGCCGAGGCGATCAAGAAGCGCCTCGAGTCCTTCGACCTCGAGGCCGAGGCCGAGTCGCTGCGCGAGACGATCGCCACCGGCAAGGGCCAGCGCAAGACCCGGGCCCTGAAGCGGCTGAAGGTCGTCAACGCGTTCCTGACCACGGACAACTCGCCGCTGGGCATGGTCCTCGACGCCGTCCCGGTGATCCCGCCGGAGCTGCGCCCGATGGTCCAGCTCGACGGCGGCCGGTTCGCGACCTCCGACCTCAACGACCTCTACCGGCGCGTGATCAACCGCAACAACCGCCTCAAGCGGCTGCTGGACCTCGGCGCCCCCGAGATCATCGTCAACAACGAGAAGCGGATGCTCCAGGAGGCCGTGGACTCGCTGTTCGACAACGGCCGGCGCGGCCGCCCGGTCACCGGGCCGGGCAACCGTGCGCTGAAGTCGCTGTCCGACATGCTCAAGGGCAAGCAGGGCCGGTTCCGCCAGAACCTGCTGGGCAAGCGCGTGGACTACTCGGGCCGCTCCGTCATCGTGGTGGGCCCGCAGCTGAAGCTGCACCAGTGCGGCCTGCCCAAGCAGATGGCGCTGGAGCTGTTCAAGCCCTTCGTGATGAAGCGGCTCGTGGACCTCAACCACGCGCAGAACATCAAGTCGGCCAAGCGCATGGTCGAGCGCTACCGCCCCCAGGTGTGGGACGTGCTCGAGGAGGTCATCACCGAGCACCCCGTGCTGCTCAACCGTGCGCCCACCCTGCACCGCCTGGGCATCCAGGCCTTCGAGCCGCAGCTCGTCGAGGGCAAGGCCATCCAGCTCCACCCGCTCGTGTGCGGCGCGTTCAACGCCGACTTCGACGGCGACCAGATGGCCGTGCACCTGCCCCTGTCCCCGGAGGCCCAGGCCGAGGCGCGCATCCTGATGCTCTCCTCGAACAACATCCTCAAGCCCTCGGACGGCAAGCCGATCGCCCTGCCCTCGCAGGACATGATCATCGGGCTCTACCACCTCACCACCGTCCGCGAGGGCGCCGAGGGGGAGGGCCGGTCGTTCTCCTCCGTGGCCGAGGCGATCATGGCCCACGACGCCGGGCAGCTGCACCTCAACGCCCTGTGCACGATCGAGCTCGAGGACTTCGTGCCGTTCGAGGGCTGGGAGGCCCCCGAGGGGTGGGAGCCCGGGACGCCGGTGCGCGTGCAGACCACCCTGGGCCGCGTGCTGTTCAACGACACGCTGCCCGAGGACTACCCGTGGGACGAGGCCGTCGCCGACAAGAAGCACCTCTCGGCGCTGGTCAACGACCTCGCGGAGCGCTACCCCATGGCCTCCGTGGCGCGCACCCTCGACGAGCTCAAGGACGCCGGCTTCCACTGGGCGGCCCGCTCCGGGGTGACCGTGGCGATCTCGGACATCGCGACCCCGCCCACCAAGCCCGCCATCATGGAGGGCTACGAGGCGCAGGCCGCGAAGATCCAGGGCCAGTACGACCGCGGTCTGATCGACGACGACGAGCGCCGCTCGGAGCTGATCGACATCTGGACCAAGGCCACCGACGAGGTCGCCGAGGCGATGCGCGAGAACATGTCGGCGCTGAACACGATCAACCGGATGGTCTCCTCCGGCGCCCGCGGCAACTGGATGCAGGTGCGCCAGATCGCCGGCATCCGCGGGCTCGTGTCCAACCCGAAGGGCGAGATCATGCCCCGCCCGATCAAGTCCTCCTACCGCGAGGGCCTGTCGGTGCTGGAGTACTTCATCGCGACCCACGGCGCCCGCAAGGGCCTGGCCGACACCGCGCTGCGCACGGCGAACTCGGGCTACCTGACCCGTCGTCTCGTGGACGTCTCCCAGGACGTCATCGTGCGCGAGGCGGACTGCATGACCGAGCGCGGGCTCACCCTGCCCGTCGCCGACGTCGCGGAGTCCGGGGCGCGCACCCTGCACGAGGACATCGAGAACACGGTGCACGGGCGCGTGCTGGCCGTGGACGTCGCCGACGCCAACGGCGAGGTCGTGGCCGAGGCCGGCGCGGACCTCTCCGACGCCCTGATCGCCGCGCTGTTCGAGGCGGGGGTCGACACGGTGCGCGTGCGCTCGGTGCTGACCTGCGAGTCCGCGGTGGGCGTGTGCGCGGCGTGCTACGGCCGCTCGCTGGCCTCCAACCAGCTCGTGGACATCGGCGAGGCCGTCGGCATCATCGCGGCCCAGTCGATCGGCGAGCCCGGCACGCAGCTGACCATGCGCACCTTCCACACCGGCGGTGTCGCGTCCTCGGACGGCGACATCACCCAGGGTCTGCCGCGCATCCAGGAGCTCTTCGAGGCGCGCACCCCCAAGGGTGTCGCCCCGATCTCCGAGGTCGCCGGCCGCGTGAGCATCGAGGACACCGACAAGGCGCTGAAGGTCGTCGTCACCCCGGACAATGGGGACGAGGCGATCGCCTACCCGGTGCTGCGCCGTGCGAAGCTGCTCGTGACCGAGGGCGACCACGTCGAGGTCGGCCAGCAGCTGGTCTCGGGCGCCGTCGACCCGAAGGAGGTGCTGCGCATCCGCGGTCCGCGGCAGGCGCAGAAGCACCTCGTGGACGAGGTCCAGGGCGTGTACCGCTCCCAGGGCGTGGGCATCCACGACAAGCACGTCGAGGTCATCGTGCGGCAGATGCTGCGGCGCGTGACGATCATCGAGTCCGGCGACACCGACCTGCTGCCGGGCGAGCTCGTCGAGAACGTCCGCTTCCTGGAGGCCAACCGCAAGGCCGTGGCGGAGACCGCGCGCCCCGCGGCCGGGCGCCCGGAGCTGATGGGCATCACCAAGGCGTCGCTGGCGACCGACTCGTGGCTGTCCGCCGCGTCCTTCCAGGAGACGACCCGCGTGCTCACCCAGGCCGCCATGGAGGGCAAGTCCGACCCGCTGGTGGGGCTCAAGGAGAACGTCATCATCGGCAAGCTCATCCCGGCCGGCACCGGGCTTGCGCGGTACAACAACGTCGACGTGGAGCCGACCGAGGAGGCGAAGGCCTCGCTGTTCACGGAGCCCGGGTCGTTCTCGGACTTCAGCTACGCCGACGAGAACTCCGGGCAGACCCCCGCCGAGTTCCAGGCGATCCCGCTGGAGGACTACGACTTCGGCTCCAACTGA